One part of the Anaerolineales bacterium genome encodes these proteins:
- a CDS encoding TlpA family protein disulfide reductase, giving the protein MSEDKKPTSLLGRVLAWGLLIALLALVGAQLQSSLQGVLTRGEQAPDFTLTTFDGQTIGPEDIEGKVVVLNIWASWCLPCKEEAAHLEQAWQHYQDRGDVLFLGVAYVDTEKESLAFIEEHGVTYPNGPDLGTTIYTSFRARGVPETFVINKLGEIASVKIGPYQSVEEIMTVVDRLLEID; this is encoded by the coding sequence ATGAGCGAAGACAAAAAGCCAACCTCCCTCCTGGGCCGTGTGCTGGCCTGGGGTCTGCTGATCGCGTTGCTGGCCTTGGTGGGGGCGCAGTTGCAGTCCTCCCTGCAGGGTGTGCTGACGCGTGGTGAGCAGGCGCCAGACTTTACGCTAACCACCTTTGACGGCCAGACCATTGGCCCGGAAGACATTGAGGGCAAAGTAGTAGTGCTCAACATCTGGGCCTCGTGGTGCCTGCCTTGCAAAGAAGAGGCCGCTCACCTGGAGCAGGCCTGGCAGCACTATCAGGACCGCGGCGATGTGCTCTTCCTCGGCGTGGCCTATGTGGACACCGAGAAAGAATCGCTGGCGTTCATTGAGGAACACGGCGTCACGTATCCCAACGGGCCTGACCTGGGCACCACCATCTACACCAGTTTCCGCGCCCGCGGCGTGCCGGAGACATTTGTGATCAACAAACTGGGCGAGATCGCCTCGGTCAAGATCGGGCCGTACCAATCCGTTGAAGAGATCATGACTGTGGTTGACCGCCTGCTTGAGATCGACTGA
- a CDS encoding cytochrome c-type biogenesis protein CcmH produces the protein MRLLAFAVAAVLLLAACAGSPAALNSALQGTPSADQVNAVAKNLYCPVCANVPLDVCGTAACAQWRGQIADLLADGYSEQQVYDYFAAHYGQGVLAVPPARGLNWLVYLLPPAVILGAALLLGRNLRRWQQAAPSAAKPSKDDEYTRQLEEELKARR, from the coding sequence ATGAGGTTGCTGGCATTTGCCGTTGCCGCCGTCCTGCTGCTGGCCGCTTGCGCCGGCAGCCCGGCCGCCTTGAACTCTGCGCTACAGGGGACTCCCAGCGCTGACCAAGTCAACGCTGTAGCCAAGAACCTGTATTGCCCGGTGTGCGCCAACGTGCCGCTGGATGTGTGCGGCACGGCCGCCTGCGCCCAGTGGCGCGGCCAGATTGCTGACCTGTTGGCCGATGGCTATAGCGAACAGCAGGTGTATGACTACTTTGCCGCCCACTATGGACAAGGCGTGCTTGCCGTGCCGCCGGCGCGTGGGCTCAATTGGCTGGTGTACCTGCTGCCGCCGGCAGTGATCCTGGGCGCGGCGCTGCTGCTGGGGCGCAACCTGCGCCGCTGGCAGCAGGCGGCGCCCAGTGCAGCCAAGCCCAGCAAAGATGATGAATACACCCGCCAGCTGGAAGAAGAACTTAAGGCGCGCCGCTGA
- a CDS encoding heme lyase CcmF/NrfE family subunit translates to MIADFGFFALLMAFLLALYACAAAAFGSWSGQQRWVSSARSATILSFPLLTLACGSLVYSLANLDFHLQYVTQVTSHSMPMYLRVTALWGGQAGSLLFWAWLMAAFTFAVMLREWRRDRDLEPWVIIVTAGTLAFFLALILFFENPFLRYWQGVTGTVWAALWQPAGAQPYIPMDGNGLNPLLRHPGMIIHPPMLYIGFVAFVVPFAFAIGALVTGRSDDRWIRVTRRWTLVAWLFLSLGLILGSRWAYDVLGWGGYWGWDPVEIAAFMPWLTGTAFLHSVMIQEKRGMFKHWNMLLIILTYCLVIFGTFLTRSGVLSSVHAFAQSAIGPMFFGFIAVTFAVSLALLNKRWATLKSEVEMTSLLSREALFLVNNLLFMGILVICFWGVVFPIVSEASGGIGRAIPALAHIFTGQRATVGPIFYESATGPLWAALLLLMGIAPLSAWRASTARTLGRAMWKPFIISLLALAALLAGGMRQPLALLALWICAFVFLVTAYEFLRGARARTSRGETPLQAFWRLVARNRRRYGGYIIHIGVILIAVGIIGIELFQQETQGSLAVGERMHLGSYSIEYESLAEFETPDGRLVDRAVVNVFKDGQPLTQLYPRRDFYYESQQAMTIPGLRSTLEDDVYILLVDWEPVSASSATFKMYVNPLVNWIWLGGFVFIFGTLVASWPDAELQPARSRARVRGTAERA, encoded by the coding sequence ATGATCGCAGACTTTGGTTTCTTTGCGCTACTGATGGCTTTTCTGCTGGCGCTGTATGCGTGCGCCGCGGCTGCCTTTGGCAGCTGGAGCGGCCAGCAGCGCTGGGTATCCAGCGCCCGCTCCGCCACCATCCTCAGCTTTCCCCTGCTGACACTGGCGTGTGGCAGCCTGGTGTATTCGCTGGCCAATCTAGACTTTCACCTGCAGTACGTCACCCAGGTCACCAGCCACAGCATGCCCATGTACCTGCGCGTCACCGCGCTGTGGGGCGGGCAGGCCGGCTCGCTGCTGTTCTGGGCCTGGCTGATGGCGGCCTTCACTTTTGCGGTGATGTTGCGCGAATGGCGGCGTGACCGCGATCTGGAGCCGTGGGTCATTATCGTCACTGCTGGTACGCTGGCGTTCTTCCTGGCGCTAATCCTCTTCTTTGAAAATCCCTTCCTGCGATATTGGCAGGGCGTGACTGGCACGGTGTGGGCTGCGCTGTGGCAGCCCGCCGGGGCGCAGCCCTACATTCCCATGGATGGCAATGGACTCAATCCGCTCCTGCGCCATCCGGGCATGATCATTCACCCGCCCATGCTGTATATCGGCTTTGTGGCTTTCGTGGTGCCATTCGCTTTTGCCATCGGCGCCCTGGTCACCGGGCGCAGCGATGACCGCTGGATCCGCGTGACGCGCCGTTGGACGCTGGTGGCCTGGCTGTTCCTCTCGTTGGGCCTCATCCTCGGCAGCCGCTGGGCCTATGATGTGCTGGGCTGGGGCGGCTACTGGGGTTGGGATCCGGTGGAGATCGCCGCGTTCATGCCCTGGCTCACTGGCACGGCCTTTTTGCATTCAGTCATGATCCAGGAAAAGCGCGGCATGTTCAAGCATTGGAACATGCTGCTCATCATCCTGACCTATTGCCTGGTGATCTTCGGCACCTTCCTCACGCGCTCCGGCGTGTTGTCTTCGGTGCATGCCTTTGCGCAGAGCGCGATTGGGCCAATGTTCTTTGGTTTCATCGCGGTCACCTTCGCCGTCTCGCTGGCACTGCTGAACAAACGCTGGGCTACGCTCAAGTCTGAAGTGGAGATGACCTCGCTGCTCTCACGTGAGGCGCTCTTCCTTGTAAACAACTTGCTCTTCATGGGCATCTTGGTCATCTGCTTCTGGGGTGTCGTGTTCCCCATTGTCAGCGAAGCCAGCGGGGGCATTGGCCGCGCCATCCCCGCCCTGGCACACATCTTCACCGGCCAGCGCGCCACGGTTGGCCCCATCTTCTACGAGAGCGCCACTGGCCCGCTGTGGGCGGCCTTGCTGCTGCTGATGGGCATTGCGCCGCTTTCGGCTTGGCGTGCTTCTACGGCGCGTACACTGGGCCGCGCCATGTGGAAGCCATTCATCATTTCGCTGCTGGCCCTGGCCGCCTTGCTTGCTGGCGGCATGCGCCAGCCGCTGGCGCTGTTGGCATTATGGATCTGCGCCTTCGTGTTCCTGGTTACCGCCTATGAGTTTCTGCGCGGCGCCCGGGCGCGCACCAGCCGCGGCGAGACTCCGCTGCAGGCTTTCTGGCGCCTGGTGGCCCGCAACCGCCGCCGCTATGGCGGCTACATCATTCACATTGGCGTCATCCTGATCGCGGTGGGCATCATTGGCATTGAGCTGTTCCAGCAGGAAACGCAGGGCAGCCTGGCGGTGGGCGAACGCATGCATCTGGGCAGCTACAGCATTGAGTACGAGTCGCTGGCTGAGTTTGAAACGCCAGACGGCCGCCTGGTGGACCGCGCCGTGGTGAATGTGTTCAAGGACGGCCAACCGCTGACCCAGCTGTACCCGCGCCGCGATTTTTATTACGAGTCGCAGCAAGCCATGACCATCCCCGGTCTGCGTAGCACGCTGGAGGATGATGTCTACATTCTGCTGGTCGACTGGGAGCCGGTGAGCGCCAGCAGCGCCACATTCAAGATGTATGTCAACCCACTGGTGAACTGGATCTGGCTGGGCGGGTTTGTGTTCATCTTTGGCACGCTGGTCGCCTCGTGGCCCGACGCTGAGTTGCAGCCCGCCCGCAGCCGTGCCCGAGTGCGCGGCACAGCGGAGCGTGCATGA
- a CDS encoding cytochrome c maturation protein CcmE: MSSTSLAQPLPTGLGNKKFIIGGLLILAAVVYLIITSTAAGAQFFFTIDELNERGSEAVGKPARVAGAVLGDTIEYDPATLTLTFTMVHMPADTRLINDDGGLAKALNQAVNDPTRTRLQVQYIGVKPDLLAHEVEAIVAGKLGEDGVFYADENGLLLRCPTRYEEALPGQAGDY; the protein is encoded by the coding sequence ATGAGCAGCACAAGCCTTGCCCAACCCCTGCCCACCGGTCTCGGAAACAAGAAGTTCATTATTGGCGGCCTGCTGATCCTGGCCGCGGTGGTCTACCTCATCATCACATCCACTGCCGCAGGAGCGCAATTTTTCTTCACGATCGACGAACTGAATGAGCGCGGCTCCGAAGCCGTGGGCAAACCGGCCCGCGTGGCAGGGGCGGTGCTGGGCGACACTATCGAATACGACCCCGCCACCCTGACCCTCACCTTCACCATGGTGCATATGCCCGCCGATACGCGGCTGATCAATGATGACGGCGGCCTAGCCAAAGCCCTGAACCAAGCCGTGAATGACCCCACGCGTACCCGCCTGCAGGTGCAGTACATTGGCGTCAAGCCTGATCTGCTGGCCCACGAGGTGGAAGCCATCGTGGCCGGCAAGCTGGGCGAAGACGGCGTGTTCTACGCCGACGAGAACGGCTTGCTGCTGCGCTGCCCGACCCGCTACGAAGAGGCGCTTCCCGGCCAGGCCGGCGACTACTAG
- a CDS encoding ABC transporter ATP-binding protein, with amino-acid sequence MARSTAPLLSVEKLSASFADRDGQLAVLRNVSFSVPRGQFVCVLGPSGSGKSTLLRLLAGLLPANSGRILFGGQPVRGPQAGVGLVFQDANLMPWRTALDNVALPLELRQDPDAIDSAWDMLQLVGLAGFEQALPSELSGGMAQRVAIGRALVQDPQLLLLDEPFGSLDALTREKMGEELLRIWELEHKTVVMVTHDIHEALYLADRVLVLGRRPASIKLDMQVRLARPRKLAVRYSPAFGRMAARLRAAIE; translated from the coding sequence ATGGCGCGTAGCACTGCTCCCTTGCTCTCGGTGGAGAAGCTCTCCGCCAGTTTTGCTGACCGTGACGGCCAGCTGGCCGTGCTGCGCAACGTGTCCTTCAGTGTGCCGCGCGGGCAGTTCGTGTGCGTGCTCGGCCCCTCTGGCTCAGGCAAGAGCACGCTGCTGCGGCTGTTAGCCGGGCTGCTGCCGGCCAACAGCGGGCGCATACTGTTCGGCGGCCAGCCGGTACGCGGACCGCAGGCTGGGGTAGGGCTGGTGTTTCAGGATGCAAACCTTATGCCGTGGCGCACCGCACTCGATAATGTTGCCCTGCCCTTGGAACTGCGCCAGGACCCCGATGCGATTGATAGCGCCTGGGACATGCTGCAGCTGGTGGGGCTGGCCGGCTTTGAGCAGGCGCTGCCCAGCGAGCTCTCCGGTGGCATGGCGCAGCGAGTCGCCATCGGCCGGGCGCTGGTGCAAGACCCGCAGCTTTTGCTGCTTGACGAGCCGTTCGGCTCGCTGGATGCGCTGACCCGCGAGAAGATGGGCGAGGAACTGCTGCGCATCTGGGAGCTGGAGCACAAGACGGTGGTGATGGTGACCCACGACATCCATGAAGCGCTGTATCTGGCGGACCGCGTGCTGGTGCTGGGCCGCCGCCCAGCCAGCATTAAGCTGGATATGCAGGTCAGGCTGGCGCGGCCGCGCAAGCTGGCGGTGCGCTATTCGCCCGCCTTCGGGCGTATGGCAGCCCGCCTGCGGGCGGCCATTGAGTAG
- a CDS encoding ABC transporter substrate-binding protein — MKTRILFIVLIAIVLAACGAQPPASGSLQSLRLPMGYIPNVQYAPFYVAVERGYFAEAGLEIEFDYSFETDGVALVGAGDLPFAIVSGEQVLLGRAAGLPIVYVAAWYQEFPVAVVALAESGIQTPQDLRGARIGLPGLFGANYIGLRALLSSASIPEADVVLDSIGFNQVQALAAGQQQAVVGYVNNEPIQLEAEGYDVNVLHVADYVELAANGVLTNERMLAEHPEQVRAFVRALLRGLADTIADPEAAYEISKNYVEGLAALDKDTQMAVLTLSIESWQADPLGYSNPQAWENMHAVLLEMGLINQPLDLSAAFSNDYLPAD; from the coding sequence ATGAAGACTCGCATTCTGTTTATTGTTCTCATCGCCATCGTGCTGGCGGCCTGCGGAGCGCAGCCGCCAGCCAGCGGTTCGCTGCAAAGCCTGCGCTTGCCCATGGGCTACATTCCCAATGTGCAATACGCGCCGTTTTACGTGGCGGTGGAGCGCGGCTATTTTGCCGAGGCGGGTCTTGAGATCGAATTCGACTACAGTTTTGAGACCGATGGCGTAGCCCTGGTGGGCGCGGGCGACCTTCCGTTCGCGATCGTGTCAGGCGAGCAGGTGTTGCTGGGCCGTGCCGCAGGGTTGCCGATCGTGTATGTGGCTGCCTGGTACCAAGAGTTTCCGGTTGCCGTGGTGGCCCTGGCTGAGAGCGGCATCCAAACCCCGCAAGATTTGCGCGGGGCGCGCATCGGCCTGCCCGGCCTGTTCGGCGCCAACTACATCGGCCTGCGCGCCCTGCTGAGCAGCGCCAGCATTCCCGAAGCGGATGTAGTGCTCGATTCGATTGGCTTCAACCAAGTGCAGGCGCTGGCGGCCGGCCAGCAGCAGGCCGTGGTGGGCTATGTCAACAACGAGCCCATCCAGCTGGAGGCCGAGGGCTACGATGTGAACGTGCTGCATGTGGCTGATTATGTCGAACTGGCCGCCAATGGCGTGCTGACCAATGAGCGCATGCTGGCCGAGCACCCGGAGCAGGTGCGTGCCTTTGTGCGCGCTTTGTTGCGCGGCCTGGCCGACACCATCGCTGACCCTGAGGCCGCCTATGAGATCTCCAAGAACTATGTTGAAGGCCTGGCCGCGCTGGACAAAGATACTCAGATGGCCGTGCTGACCCTTTCGATCGAATCGTGGCAAGCTGACCCCTTGGGCTATTCCAACCCGCAGGCGTGGGAGAACATGCACGCGGTGCTGCTGGAGATGGGCTTGATCAACCAGCCGCTGGACCTGAGCGCGGCCTTCAGTAATGACTACCTGCCGGCTGACTAA
- a CDS encoding ABC transporter permease, protein MERKHNNSEPIGWLLGPLVGALTLLAWEALVRVTQLPAFILPAPRAVWSRLVLALQDGTLLRHGLVTLQEVLLGLAIGVLAAALLGYWLARSPRWERLLAPFVVASQSVPIVAIAPLLVIWFGPGLLSKTLICALIVFFPILINTIIGLHSVPQELRDLMRSLQASRAQTFRLLELPAALPVFLGGLRIGATLSVIGAVVGELVGADRGLGFLINVGRGQYDTALVFVAVFALVALALSLYGLVVLAERRWLWWQQKSNPSSFSYGD, encoded by the coding sequence GTGGAACGGAAACACAATAACTCGGAACCCATAGGCTGGCTGCTCGGCCCTCTCGTCGGCGCGCTGACCCTGTTGGCCTGGGAGGCGTTGGTGCGTGTGACGCAGCTGCCCGCCTTCATCCTGCCCGCGCCGCGGGCGGTGTGGAGCCGCCTGGTGCTGGCTCTGCAGGATGGCACCTTGCTGCGCCACGGGCTGGTCACGCTGCAGGAGGTGCTGCTGGGGCTGGCGATCGGCGTGCTGGCGGCGGCGTTGCTGGGTTACTGGCTGGCGCGCTCGCCGCGCTGGGAGCGGCTGCTGGCTCCGTTCGTGGTGGCCAGCCAGTCGGTGCCCATTGTGGCCATCGCTCCGCTGTTGGTGATCTGGTTCGGGCCCGGCCTGCTCTCAAAGACGCTGATCTGCGCGCTGATCGTGTTCTTTCCCATTTTGATCAACACCATCATCGGCCTGCACAGCGTGCCGCAGGAACTGCGTGACCTGATGCGCAGCCTGCAGGCCAGCCGCGCCCAAACCTTCCGCCTGCTGGAGTTGCCCGCCGCGCTGCCGGTGTTTTTGGGAGGGTTGCGCATTGGCGCAACCCTCTCGGTGATCGGTGCGGTGGTGGGCGAGCTGGTGGGCGCTGACCGTGGTCTGGGCTTCCTGATCAATGTTGGCCGCGGCCAATATGACACCGCGCTGGTGTTCGTGGCCGTGTTCGCATTGGTGGCGCTGGCGCTCAGCCTGTATGGCCTGGTTGTGCTGGCCGAACGGCGCTGGCTGTGGTGGCAGCAAAAATCCAATCCTTCTTCTTTTTCATACGGAGACTAA
- a CDS encoding ferritin, whose product MLISKTLEKAINDQVGREFGAAMQYVNIASYFTAENMLMFGKLFFEQAAEENAHAMKFVRYVLDAGGTIGVPAIAQARADFKSPQDAVGAALAWEEEVTRQINDLMDIAVKEKDYIAQEFLGWFVNEQLEEVSKMSTILSVIERSAGNLLLAEQYVQSTLAEIESVEGGSK is encoded by the coding sequence ATGTTAATCAGCAAAACGCTTGAAAAAGCCATTAATGACCAAGTGGGGCGAGAGTTTGGCGCAGCCATGCAGTATGTCAACATTGCCTCGTACTTCACCGCCGAGAACATGCTCATGTTCGGCAAACTGTTCTTTGAGCAGGCCGCCGAGGAGAACGCCCACGCCATGAAGTTTGTGCGCTACGTGCTGGATGCGGGCGGCACGATAGGCGTGCCTGCCATTGCGCAGGCCCGCGCCGACTTCAAATCCCCTCAGGATGCCGTGGGGGCCGCGCTGGCATGGGAGGAAGAGGTGACCCGCCAGATCAACGACTTGATGGATATTGCCGTCAAGGAGAAAGACTACATCGCCCAGGAGTTTCTGGGTTGGTTCGTGAACGAACAACTGGAAGAAGTTTCCAAGATGAGCACGATCCTGAGCGTTATCGAACGCTCTGCCGGTAATCTGCTGCTAGCTGAACAATATGTGCAAAGCACCCTGGCCGAGATTGAGTCGGTAGAGGGCGGGTCTAAGTAG
- a CDS encoding phosphoglucomutase/phosphomannomutase family protein yields MPIHFGTDGWRAVISDTFTFANLRMVAQAIADAMRADLQNGAAKQSPLVVVGFDTRFLSDRFAGDVARVLAANGFRVLLAAADAPTPAISYAVREHQAIGGVMITASHNPPRYNGVKLKAAYGGSAPHELCHRVEIYLSDNEARGRGASVMDFKQAVAQELITRFDPMPAYKAHLATLIDFETIRKNPQKVLVDSMFGSGRGHIAAMLREAGCEVTEIRGEMNPGFGGVHPEPIMPHLQELADAIAQHPGYYGVATDGDADRVGAMDEDCEFVDPHKIMSLALRHLVETRGQTGKVIRTVSTTRMIDRLAAKYGLQVEETPVGFNHIADHMLAGNVLIGGEESGGISFAGHIPEGDGVLMGLLVVEMVARSGGTLRQLVADLLASVGPAHYARKDLRLSRPVEKKVMTAKLTEEAPEAIGGEKVLEVVSRDGSKYIMADDSWLLIRPSGTEPVLRVYAEGRTPEMVKALMAYGEQVAASVS; encoded by the coding sequence ATGCCCATTCACTTCGGTACAGACGGCTGGCGCGCCGTGATCTCCGATACCTTTACCTTTGCAAACCTGCGCATGGTCGCCCAGGCGATCGCGGATGCCATGCGGGCCGATTTGCAAAACGGGGCGGCCAAGCAGTCGCCGCTGGTGGTGGTGGGCTTTGATACGCGCTTTTTGTCGGACCGCTTTGCGGGCGATGTGGCTCGCGTGCTGGCCGCCAACGGGTTCCGCGTCTTGCTGGCGGCGGCGGATGCGCCCACGCCGGCGATTTCGTATGCGGTGCGGGAGCACCAGGCCATTGGCGGGGTGATGATCACTGCCTCGCACAACCCGCCGCGCTACAACGGCGTCAAGCTCAAAGCCGCCTACGGCGGCTCTGCCCCGCACGAACTGTGCCACCGGGTCGAGATTTACCTGAGCGATAACGAGGCCCGCGGCCGCGGCGCCTCGGTGATGGATTTCAAGCAGGCCGTGGCACAGGAGCTGATTACGCGCTTCGACCCCATGCCGGCCTACAAGGCGCATCTGGCTACCCTGATCGATTTCGAGACCATTCGCAAGAACCCGCAAAAAGTGCTCGTCGATTCCATGTTCGGCTCGGGCCGCGGCCACATTGCCGCCATGCTGCGCGAGGCCGGTTGCGAGGTGACAGAGATCCGCGGTGAGATGAACCCTGGCTTCGGCGGCGTGCACCCGGAGCCGATCATGCCGCATTTGCAGGAGCTGGCCGACGCCATCGCCCAGCACCCCGGCTACTACGGCGTGGCCACGGATGGCGACGCCGACCGCGTCGGGGCGATGGACGAAGACTGCGAGTTCGTAGACCCGCACAAGATCATGTCGCTGGCGCTGCGCCACTTGGTGGAGACGCGTGGCCAGACTGGCAAAGTCATCCGTACGGTTTCCACCACGCGCATGATCGACCGCCTGGCGGCTAAATACGGCCTGCAGGTGGAGGAGACGCCGGTTGGCTTCAACCACATTGCCGACCATATGCTGGCGGGCAACGTACTCATTGGTGGCGAGGAGTCGGGTGGCATTTCGTTCGCCGGGCACATTCCCGAAGGCGATGGCGTGCTGATGGGCCTGCTGGTGGTAGAGATGGTGGCGCGCTCCGGCGGCACGCTGCGCCAACTGGTGGCCGATCTATTAGCCAGCGTTGGCCCGGCGCATTATGCGCGCAAAGACCTGCGCCTAAGCCGCCCGGTCGAGAAGAAGGTGATGACTGCCAAGCTGACTGAAGAGGCGCCGGAGGCGATCGGCGGGGAGAAGGTGCTGGAAGTCGTAAGTCGGGATGGCAGCAAGTACATCATGGCCGACGATTCGTGGCTGCTCATCCGCCCCTCGGGCACCGAGCCTGTGCTGCGCGTGTACGCTGAGGGTCGCACACCTGAAATGGTGAAAGCGCTGATGGCCTACGGGGAACAGGTAGCGGCCAGCGTTTCGTAA
- a CDS encoding cyclic nucleotide-binding domain-containing protein yields MATENSAKASSIAERMALLKELALFRDISEVDLQYIAARFIEYQLPRGQELYEQGELAENLYIVLSGHLRCELVNASSQVAASGLQNGDVFGARSLGLDGSAISRVKALHASRLLYLPRRDLERMLQAFPALAERLGTLAAGRSLKPDAEFDWLGRDESIQFVMRKHSAALWLRMARALLLAIGSMLCVLFGLEAANPLPWLLAASGLLLGAGGWAVWELMDWRNDYYVLTDQRVVWLEQKLLRSASRVEAPLETVQSVNTHTTLLGRILGFGDVMIQTFTSTVSMPKVGDPQTTKFLVEEYVLRQRRGARSTRHDDIRQTVRESLGTAPHNRAAARPAPSAFQPPSRTERLWMFPTRTVDGDKIIYHKHWAKLLGTLVFPVLAFIGVVWAVNFVYNGLPSDAAGWLIMLLALLIPVGFIIYHYVDWQNDIYLLTPESLMDSEKKPLGSLITKTAPLANVLSLENHRIGLLGLLFNFGVVRINVGDSWLDFDGVHDPAQVQQDIFARIEAFKLKAQKQRDLDERSRMAEWLKVYEEERTRGLPRAGQDGEAVE; encoded by the coding sequence ATGGCTACCGAAAACAGCGCCAAAGCCAGCAGTATTGCTGAACGCATGGCGCTTTTAAAGGAACTTGCTCTCTTTCGAGACATCAGCGAGGTGGATCTGCAGTACATTGCCGCCCGCTTCATTGAATACCAGTTGCCACGCGGCCAGGAGCTATATGAGCAGGGCGAACTGGCCGAGAACCTGTATATCGTCCTCAGCGGGCACCTGCGCTGCGAGCTAGTGAATGCCAGCTCGCAGGTAGCGGCCTCTGGCCTGCAAAATGGCGATGTGTTCGGCGCCCGCAGCCTGGGCCTGGATGGCAGCGCCATCTCCCGCGTCAAAGCCCTGCATGCCAGCCGCCTGCTCTACCTTCCCCGCCGCGACCTGGAGCGTATGCTGCAGGCTTTCCCCGCCTTGGCCGAACGCCTGGGCACGCTGGCGGCCGGCCGCTCGCTGAAACCGGACGCCGAGTTTGACTGGCTGGGCCGGGATGAGTCCATTCAATTTGTGATGCGCAAACATTCCGCCGCCCTGTGGCTACGCATGGCACGTGCCTTGCTGCTGGCGATCGGCAGCATGCTGTGCGTGCTGTTCGGGCTGGAGGCGGCTAACCCGCTGCCCTGGCTGCTGGCCGCCTCCGGCCTGCTACTGGGCGCGGGCGGCTGGGCCGTCTGGGAGTTGATGGACTGGCGCAACGACTATTACGTGCTGACCGACCAGCGCGTAGTCTGGCTGGAGCAAAAGCTGCTGCGCTCCGCCAGCCGCGTCGAAGCCCCGCTGGAGACCGTGCAATCGGTCAACACCCACACCACCCTGCTGGGCCGCATATTGGGCTTTGGCGACGTAATGATCCAAACCTTCACCAGCACCGTCTCCATGCCCAAAGTGGGCGACCCGCAAACGACAAAATTCCTGGTTGAAGAATACGTGTTGCGCCAGCGCCGTGGAGCGCGCAGCACCCGTCATGACGACATTCGCCAGACGGTGCGTGAGAGCCTGGGCACCGCACCGCATAACCGCGCCGCCGCCCGCCCTGCTCCATCCGCCTTCCAGCCGCCCAGCCGCACCGAACGCCTGTGGATGTTCCCCACCCGCACAGTGGATGGCGACAAGATCATCTATCACAAGCACTGGGCCAAGCTGCTCGGCACACTGGTCTTCCCCGTGCTGGCGTTCATCGGCGTGGTGTGGGCGGTCAATTTCGTATACAACGGCCTGCCCAGCGATGCTGCCGGCTGGCTGATCATGCTGCTTGCATTGCTCATCCCCGTCGGCTTCATCATTTATCACTATGTGGACTGGCAGAACGACATTTACCTGCTCACGCCAGAAAGCTTGATGGACTCAGAAAAGAAGCCGCTGGGCAGCCTGATCACCAAGACCGCCCCGCTGGCCAATGTGCTCAGCCTGGAGAACCATCGCATTGGCCTGCTGGGCCTGCTGTTCAACTTCGGCGTGGTGCGCATCAACGTTGGCGACAGCTGGCTCGATTTTGACGGCGTGCACGACCCGGCCCAGGTGCAGCAAGACATCTTCGCCCGCATTGAAGCCTTCAAGCTCAAAGCGCAAAAACAGCGCGACCTGGATGAGCGCAGCCGGATGGCCGAATGGCTCAAGGTCTACGAAGAAGAGCGCACCCGCGGCCTGCCGCGCGCGGGCCAGGATGGCGAGGCGGTAGAATAA
- the def gene encoding peptide deformylase — MAIRDIVNYPSEILEQKAQRVERIDAEVQTLIDDMIETMRNAPGVGLAAPQVNAPLRIVVVEYGEPENEDEEPAEKQLFTLINPEISRMSREKEIGTEGCLSFPGILAEVERSLAVTVVAQDRNGDPLKIKAEGWLARIFQHEIDHLNGVLFTERAQKVYEIKPDEETEENPAA, encoded by the coding sequence ATGGCTATCCGAGATATTGTTAACTATCCCAGCGAGATCCTGGAGCAAAAGGCGCAGCGCGTGGAGCGCATTGACGCCGAAGTCCAGACCCTGATCGACGACATGATCGAGACCATGCGCAATGCGCCCGGCGTTGGCCTGGCCGCGCCGCAGGTAAACGCGCCGCTTCGTATTGTGGTTGTCGAATACGGCGAACCCGAGAACGAAGACGAGGAGCCGGCCGAAAAGCAGCTCTTCACGCTCATCAATCCTGAGATCAGCCGCATGAGCCGCGAGAAGGAGATCGGCACCGAGGGCTGCCTGTCCTTCCCCGGCATCCTGGCCGAGGTTGAGCGCTCGCTGGCTGTCACCGTGGTAGCACAAGACCGCAACGGGGACCCGCTCAAGATCAAGGCCGAGGGCTGGCTGGCGCGCATCTTCCAGCACGAGATCGATCACCTGAACGGCGTGCTGTTCACTGAGCGCGCCCAGAAGGTGTACGAGATCAAGCCAGACGAAGAAACCGAAGAAAACCCCGCGGCGTGA